A window from Macaca thibetana thibetana isolate TM-01 chromosome 7, ASM2454274v1, whole genome shotgun sequence encodes these proteins:
- the LOC126957928 gene encoding 60S ribosomal protein L18a-like, with protein sequence MRIFAPNHVVAKSRFWYFVSQLKKMKKSSGEIVYCGQVFEKSPLRVKNFRIWLRYDPRSGTHNMYREYRDLTTAGAVTQCYRDMGARHRARAHSIQIMKVEEIAASKCRRPVVKQFHNSKIKFPLPQRVLRRQHKPRFTTKRPNTFF encoded by the coding sequence ATGCGAATCTTTGCGCCTAATCATGTCGTCGCCAAGTCCCGCTTCTGGTACTTCGTATCTCAgttaaagaagatgaagaagtcTTCAGGGGAGATTGTTTACTGCGGGCAGGTGTTTGAGAAGTCCCCACTGCGAGTGAAGAACTTCAGAATCTGGCTGCGCTATGACCCCCGGAGCGGCACCCACAACATGTACCGGGAATACCGGGACCTGACCACTGCGGGCGCTGTCACCCAGTGCTACCGAGACATGGGCGCCCGGCACCGCGCCCGGGCCCACTCCATTCAGATCATGAAGGTGGAGGAGATTGCAGCTAGCAAGTGCCGTCGGCCGGTTGTCAAGCAGTTCCACAACTCCAAGATCAAGTTCCCGCTGCCCCAACGGGTCCTGCGCCGTCAGCACAAGCCACGCTTCACCACCAAGAGGCCCAACACCTTCTTTTAG